One Vibrio sp. CDRSL-10 TSBA genomic region harbors:
- the atpE gene encoding F0F1 ATP synthase subunit C, with the protein METLLSFSAIAVGIIVGLASLGTAIGFALLGGKFLEGAARQPEMAPMLQVKMFIIAGLLDAVPMIGIVIALLFTFANPFVGQLG; encoded by the coding sequence ATGGAAACTTTACTGAGCTTTTCTGCAATCGCCGTAGGTATCATCGTCGGTCTTGCTTCTCTTGGTACTGCGATTGGTTTCGCACTTCTGGGCGGTAAATTCCTGGAAGGCGCTGCACGTCAACCAGAAATGGCTCCTATGCTGCAAGTTAAAATGTTCATCATTGCAGGTCTGCTGGATGCGGTTCCAATGATCGGTATCGTAATCGCACTGCTATTCACTTTTGCGAACCCATTTGTTGGTCAACTAGGTTAA
- the atpA gene encoding F0F1 ATP synthase subunit alpha: protein MQLNSTEISDLIKQRIESFNVVSEARNEGTIVSVSDGIIRIHGLADVMQGEMIELPGGLYALALNLERDSVGAVVMGPYANLKEGDKVTGTGRILEVPVGPELLGRVVNTLGEPIDGKGPIDAKLTSPVEVIAPGVIDRQSVDQPVQTGYKSVDSMIPIGRGQRELVIGDRQTGKTAMAIDAIINQKNSGIYSIYVAIGQKASTIANVVRKLEEHGALQNTIVVVASASESAALQYLAPYAGCAMGEYFRDRGEDALIVYDDLSKQAVAYRQISLLLRRPPGREAFPGDVFYLHSRLLERAARVSAEYVERFTNGEVKGKTGSLTALPIIETQAGDVSAFVPTNVISITDGQIFLQTELFNAGVRPAVDPGISVSRVGGAAQTKIVKKLSGGIRTALAAYRELAAFAQFSSDLDDATKRQLNHGQKVTELMKQKQYAPMSVFDQALTIYAAERGYLSDVELSKVLDFEAALLSFARAQYAELAAQIDQTGAYNDEIEAQLKKLVDDFVATQTW, encoded by the coding sequence ATGCAACTTAATTCCACGGAAATTAGCGATCTAATTAAACAGCGTATTGAATCTTTCAACGTTGTTAGTGAAGCTCGCAACGAAGGTACTATCGTTTCGGTAAGCGATGGTATTATCCGAATTCACGGCCTAGCGGACGTGATGCAGGGTGAAATGATTGAATTACCGGGTGGCCTTTACGCACTTGCACTTAACCTTGAGCGTGACTCGGTAGGTGCGGTAGTAATGGGCCCATACGCCAACCTGAAGGAAGGCGATAAAGTAACTGGTACTGGTCGTATTCTTGAAGTACCGGTAGGTCCTGAACTGCTGGGTCGTGTGGTTAACACTCTGGGTGAACCAATCGACGGTAAAGGTCCGATTGATGCGAAATTGACTTCTCCTGTAGAAGTGATTGCACCTGGTGTAATCGACCGTCAATCTGTTGACCAGCCAGTTCAAACTGGTTACAAATCAGTGGACTCGATGATTCCAATCGGCCGTGGTCAGCGTGAGCTGGTTATCGGTGACCGCCAGACTGGTAAAACAGCGATGGCGATCGATGCGATCATCAACCAAAAAAATTCAGGTATTTACTCTATCTACGTAGCGATCGGTCAGAAAGCATCGACTATCGCCAACGTGGTACGTAAACTGGAAGAGCACGGCGCACTGCAAAACACTATCGTAGTTGTCGCGTCTGCTTCTGAATCTGCTGCACTGCAATACCTGGCGCCTTACGCGGGTTGTGCAATGGGTGAATACTTCCGCGATCGCGGCGAAGACGCACTGATTGTTTATGATGATCTATCTAAACAAGCGGTAGCTTACCGTCAGATCTCTCTACTGCTACGTCGTCCACCGGGCCGTGAAGCTTTCCCTGGTGACGTATTCTACCTCCACTCACGTCTGCTAGAGCGTGCTGCTCGTGTAAGTGCTGAGTACGTAGAACGTTTCACTAACGGTGAAGTGAAAGGTAAGACCGGTTCTCTGACTGCTCTGCCTATCATTGAAACTCAAGCTGGTGACGTATCTGCATTCGTACCGACCAACGTTATCTCTATCACCGATGGTCAGATCTTCCTGCAAACTGAACTGTTCAACGCGGGTGTTCGCCCGGCGGTTGACCCAGGTATTTCTGTTTCGCGTGTAGGTGGTGCGGCGCAAACGAAAATCGTTAAGAAGCTGTCTGGTGGTATCCGTACCGCTCTGGCTGCATACCGTGAGCTGGCGGCATTCGCACAGTTCTCATCGGATCTTGACGATGCGACTAAACGTCAGCTGAACCATGGTCAGAAAGTAACTGAACTGATGAAACAGAAACAGTACGCTCCAATGTCTGTTTTTGATCAGGCTCTGACTATCTACGCAGCTGAGCGTGGTTACCTGAGTGATGTAGAACTGTCAAAAGTTCTGGATTTCGAGGCAGCCCTACTATCGTTTGCTCGCGCGCAATACGCTGAACTTGCAGCGCAAATCGACCAGACGGGTGCATACAACGATGAAATCGAAGCTCAGCTGAAGAAGCTGGTTGATGATTTCGTAGCAACCCAAACTTGGTAA
- the atpG gene encoding F0F1 ATP synthase subunit gamma — translation MAGAKEIRNKIGSVKSTQKITKAMEMVAASKMRRSQEAMEASRPYATTMRKVIGHVAHANLEYRHPYLEEREAKRVGYIIVSTDRGLCGGLNVNLFKKAITDMQTWQEKGVEVELAIVGSKATAFFKNSGARVAAQVSGLGDTPVLEDLIGSVGVMLKKYDNGELDRLYVVFNEFVNTMVQQPKIDQLLPLPKSESEEVKREHSWDYIYEPEPKPLLDALLLRYVESQVYQGVVENLACEQAARMIAMKAATDNASNLIDELELVYNKARQAAITQELSEIVSGAAAV, via the coding sequence ATGGCCGGCGCAAAAGAGATACGTAATAAAATCGGTAGTGTAAAAAGCACTCAGAAAATTACGAAAGCGATGGAAATGGTAGCAGCTTCAAAAATGCGTCGCTCGCAAGAAGCGATGGAAGCTTCCCGTCCATACGCAACAACTATGCGTAAAGTGATCGGTCATGTCGCTCATGCAAATCTGGAATACCGTCATCCGTATCTGGAAGAGCGTGAAGCGAAACGTGTTGGTTACATCATTGTTTCTACAGACCGTGGTTTGTGTGGTGGTTTGAACGTTAACCTGTTCAAGAAAGCCATCACAGATATGCAAACCTGGCAGGAGAAAGGTGTTGAAGTTGAACTGGCGATTGTCGGTTCAAAAGCAACCGCTTTCTTCAAAAACAGCGGCGCGCGCGTAGCGGCTCAGGTGTCTGGTCTGGGGGATACCCCGGTACTGGAAGATCTGATCGGCTCGGTCGGTGTGATGCTGAAGAAATATGATAACGGCGAATTGGATCGTCTGTACGTAGTGTTCAACGAATTCGTGAACACCATGGTACAACAACCAAAGATCGATCAATTACTACCTTTGCCTAAATCGGAAAGCGAAGAAGTCAAGCGTGAGCATTCATGGGACTACATCTACGAGCCTGAACCAAAACCTCTGCTGGATGCGCTGTTACTGCGCTACGTAGAGTCTCAGGTTTATCAGGGTGTGGTTGAGAACCTTGCTTGTGAGCAAGCGGCTCGAATGATTGCGATGAAAGCTGCGACGGACAATGCGAGCAACCTGATTGACGAACTGGAACTGGTGTACAACAAAGCCCGTCAGGCTGCGATTACACAGGAACTGTCGGAAATCGTAAGTGGTGCGGCAGCGGTTTAA
- a CDS encoding ParB/RepB/Spo0J family partition protein, whose product MSKRGLGKGLDALLSTSSVAREKQQLATHSQALSSDGQLTDLAITSLKPGIYQPRKDMSAEALEELAASIQSQGIIQPIVVRPLTMGGYEIIAGERRWRAARQAGLKQVPCLIKAVEDRAAIAMALIENIQREDLNVIEEAQALERLQDEFKLTHQQVADVIGKSRATVSNLLRLNQLDDSVKRLVETKQLEMGHARALLMLEGEQQAEVAERVAKKQLTVRQTEQLVKKCLSETSDAKNVVEDEEVQQMSQNLSEKLGAKVSISRSKNGKSKITINLDEPHKFEQLIAKLQG is encoded by the coding sequence ATGTCTAAACGTGGTTTAGGAAAAGGGCTGGATGCACTTTTGTCAACCAGCTCTGTAGCGCGTGAAAAACAACAGCTGGCCACGCACAGTCAGGCCCTGTCCAGCGACGGTCAGTTGACTGATCTCGCTATCACCAGCCTCAAACCGGGCATTTACCAGCCCCGTAAAGATATGTCAGCTGAAGCGCTGGAAGAACTGGCGGCTTCGATTCAGTCCCAGGGTATTATCCAGCCGATTGTTGTGCGTCCGCTGACCATGGGCGGGTATGAAATTATTGCCGGCGAACGTCGCTGGCGTGCCGCACGTCAGGCCGGCCTGAAACAGGTGCCGTGTTTGATCAAAGCGGTCGAGGATCGTGCCGCGATCGCGATGGCCCTGATCGAAAATATCCAGCGTGAAGATCTGAATGTGATCGAAGAGGCTCAGGCGCTGGAGCGACTGCAGGACGAATTCAAACTGACCCACCAGCAGGTGGCGGATGTGATCGGTAAGTCGCGTGCGACCGTGAGTAACCTGCTGCGCCTCAACCAGCTTGATGACAGCGTGAAGCGCCTGGTCGAAACTAAGCAGCTGGAAATGGGTCATGCCCGTGCACTGTTGATGCTGGAAGGTGAACAGCAGGCCGAAGTGGCAGAGCGGGTCGCTAAAAAGCAACTCACCGTACGCCAGACGGAACAACTGGTGAAAAAGTGCCTTTCTGAGACTTCCGATGCAAAAAATGTCGTAGAAGACGAAGAAGTACAACAAATGTCACAAAATCTAAGTGAAAAACTCGGCGCTAAAGTGTCAATTAGCCGCTCGAAGAACGGTAAGTCGAAGATTACGATAAATCTTGATGAACCTCATAAATTCGAGCAATTGATTGCCAAGCTACAGGGCTAA
- the atpB gene encoding F0F1 ATP synthase subunit A: MAAPGEALTSSGYIEHHLSNLSLYKLGMVAEETSFWNVHIDSLFFSLFTGLIFLCVFRSVAKKATVGVPGKLQCFVEIVVEFVDTNVKDTFHGRNPLIAPLALTIFCWVLLMNIMDLVPIDFLPYPAEHWLGIPYLKVVPSADVNITMAMALGVFALMIYYSIKVKGLGGFAKELALHPFNHPVMIPFNLLIEVVSLLAKPLSLGMRLFGNMFAGEVVFILIAAMLPWWLQWMGSLPWAIFHILVILIQSFVFMMLTIVYLSMAHEDSDH, translated from the coding sequence ATGGCTGCGCCAGGTGAAGCGCTAACATCGTCCGGATACATTGAACACCACCTTTCCAACCTATCGTTATACAAGTTAGGTATGGTCGCGGAGGAGACAAGTTTCTGGAACGTACATATCGATAGCCTGTTTTTTTCTTTGTTTACCGGACTGATCTTCCTTTGTGTGTTCCGTTCAGTGGCGAAGAAGGCAACAGTAGGTGTACCAGGCAAGCTACAGTGTTTTGTTGAAATAGTGGTTGAATTTGTCGATACCAACGTCAAAGACACCTTCCATGGACGCAATCCGCTAATAGCACCGCTGGCACTGACTATCTTTTGTTGGGTATTGCTAATGAATATCATGGACTTAGTGCCAATTGATTTCTTACCTTATCCAGCAGAACATTGGCTAGGTATCCCTTATCTTAAGGTGGTTCCTTCTGCTGATGTGAACATCACCATGGCTATGGCCCTGGGCGTATTTGCTCTGATGATTTACTACAGCATCAAAGTAAAAGGCCTGGGAGGGTTTGCGAAAGAATTGGCCTTACATCCATTCAATCACCCAGTTATGATTCCGTTTAACCTGCTTATTGAAGTGGTATCGCTGCTTGCTAAACCACTGTCACTAGGTATGCGTCTATTCGGTAACATGTTCGCGGGTGAGGTTGTATTCATTCTTATCGCAGCAATGCTACCATGGTGGCTACAATGGATGGGTTCACTACCGTGGGCTATCTTCCATATTCTGGTAATTCTGATTCAGTCTTTCGTGTTCATGATGTTGACAATCGTATATCTGTCAATGGCACACGAAGACAGTGATCATTAA
- a CDS encoding ParA family protein, with product MGKIVAIANQKGGVGKTTTCINLAASMAATKRKVLVIDLDPQGNATMASGIDKYQVDATAYELLVEDAPFEEVVCRKTTGHYDLIAANGDVTAAEIKLMEVFAREVRLKNAIASVRDNYDFIFIDCPPALNLLTINAMAAADSVLVPMQCEYFALEGLTALMDTISKLAAVVNENLKIEGLLRTMYDPRNRLANEVSDQLKKHFGNKVYRTVIPRNVRLAEAPSHGKPAMYYDKYSAGAKAYLALAGEMLRREEVPA from the coding sequence GTGGGTAAAATCGTAGCGATCGCCAACCAGAAAGGTGGCGTAGGAAAAACAACAACTTGTATTAATCTGGCAGCGTCAATGGCGGCCACCAAGCGTAAAGTGTTGGTGATCGATCTTGACCCGCAGGGTAACGCCACCATGGCGAGCGGCATCGACAAATACCAGGTTGATGCAACCGCGTACGAGTTGTTGGTTGAAGATGCGCCATTTGAAGAAGTGGTGTGCCGCAAAACCACGGGCCATTATGATTTGATTGCCGCCAATGGCGATGTAACCGCCGCGGAAATCAAACTGATGGAAGTGTTTGCCCGCGAAGTTCGTCTCAAAAATGCTATCGCGTCAGTTCGTGATAACTATGATTTCATCTTTATCGATTGTCCACCGGCTTTAAACCTCCTTACAATCAATGCGATGGCTGCGGCCGATTCGGTACTGGTACCGATGCAATGTGAGTACTTTGCCCTGGAAGGTTTAACGGCTTTGATGGATACGATCAGCAAGCTGGCCGCAGTGGTGAACGAGAATCTTAAGATCGAAGGTCTGCTCAGGACCATGTACGATCCTCGTAACCGCCTCGCGAATGAAGTCTCTGATCAGTTGAAAAAGCACTTTGGCAACAAAGTGTACCGCACTGTTATCCCTCGTAATGTACGCCTCGCCGAGGCGCCTAGTCATGGCAAGCCTGCCATGTACTACGACAAGTATTCCGCCGGAGCCAAAGCGTATTTAGCGTTAGCTGGCGAAATGCTGCGTCGTGAAGAAGTACCTGCATAA
- a CDS encoding F0F1 ATP synthase subunit I — protein MVAALARPGRELAKRLLMIQFGAAIVVAAGMAIAVNAEWGISALIGGGIFVVANAVFALCAFMYSGARAAKRITASFYTGEALKILITIALFSAAYMYMQVELVPLKLTYLLVLGINIFAPVLFINNKK, from the coding sequence ATGGTAGCTGCGTTAGCTAGGCCAGGACGAGAGCTTGCAAAGCGATTGTTAATGATCCAGTTTGGCGCGGCTATAGTTGTGGCAGCAGGGATGGCGATTGCCGTAAATGCTGAATGGGGAATTTCAGCGCTAATTGGCGGGGGCATATTTGTCGTCGCCAATGCAGTGTTTGCGCTGTGTGCTTTTATGTATAGTGGAGCTCGGGCTGCAAAACGCATCACGGCCTCTTTCTACACGGGTGAAGCACTCAAAATCCTCATCACTATCGCACTGTTCTCTGCAGCCTACATGTATATGCAGGTGGAACTTGTTCCCCTAAAACTAACCTATTTGCTGGTTCTGGGTATTAATATCTTTGCGCCAGTGCTTTTCATTAACAACAAAAAATAG